From the genome of Brachyhypopomus gauderio isolate BG-103 chromosome 20, BGAUD_0.2, whole genome shotgun sequence, one region includes:
- the LOC143484565 gene encoding histone-lysine N-methyltransferase PRDM7-like, which produces MSSSEEDDYTEIKVHFSKTEWMHLEKWEKVRYKNMKRNYRAMIAIGLNCTIPAFMRRGRARKDAPPTDHSDSEDEWTPRLERRPQGKHSPRNLKRVPVKPVKTKPMTHSSSVTKPQEHTPLYSQTEACTTSGGGVTSELNRTVQKKPRSHKLVQVNIYSRGSNLRQRPRVSYTEEEEPRDEDYFYCEVCRSFFIEECEVHGPALIIPDTPVPVGVTDRARQTLPSGLEVHKSSIPDAGLGVFNRGQTVQVGTHFGPYQGELTDKEEAMNSGYSWVISKSRHCDEYIDAKKETHSNWMRYVNCARNDEEQNLVAFQYRGGILYRCCRPIRTGQELLVWYGDEYAKDLGITFDYIWNKKCSAEEMNNIHDVFSCSMCKLCYTAQIYLHKHIRRCHHEEFTRLLKSGEIKWENLASKQSFSTPQTSSDTLHTNTPHRQSQKDTRKERTHQCSECGKSFTQQSNLHRHQRTHTGEKPYHCSECGKSFTVQSTLHQHQRTHTGEKPYHCSECGKSFTQQSTLRQHQRTHTGEKLYHCSECGKSFTRQSTLRRHQRTHT; this is translated from the exons ATGAGCTcttctgaagag GACGATTACACAGAGATTAAAGTGCACTTCTCAAAGACAGAGTGGATGCATCTGGAGAAATGGGAAAAAGTTCGTTATAAAAACATGAAGAGAAATTATCGTGCCATGATTGCCATCG GGTTGAACTGCACTATCCCTGCCTTTATGAGGCGAGGTAGAGCACGAAAAGATGCGCCCCCTACTGACCACAGTGACTCAGAGGATGAGTGGACACCCAGACTGGAGAGGAGACCTCAAGGTAAGCATT CACCAAGAAACCTTAAACGTGTCCCAGTAAAACCTGTAAAGACAAAACCCATGACGCACTCCAGCTCTGTCACAAAACCCCAGGAACACACTCCTCTTTACTCACAG ACAGAGGCCTGTACCACTTCAGGTGGAGGAGTTACATCAGAACTGAATAGAACTGTCCAGAAGAAGCCCAGATCCCATAAGTTAG TGCAGGTAAACATCTACTCCCGAGGCAGTAATCTCCGGCAGAGGCCAAGAGTTAGTTACACTGAAGAGGAGGAACCCAGAGATGAAGACTACTTCT ACTGTGAGGTGTGCAGATCTTTCTTCATCGAAGAGTGTGAAGTTCATGGTCCTGCTCTCATCATCCCAGATACACCTGTTCCTGTGGGGGTCACAGACAGAGCCAGACAGACACTTCCATCTGGTCTGGAGGTTCATAAGTCCAGTATTCCTGATGCTGGATTGGGAGTGTTTAACAGAGGTCAGACTGTTCAGGTCGGTACGCACTTTGGGCCGTACCAGGGAGAACTGACGGACAAAGAGGAGGCCATGAACAGCGGCTACTCCTGGGTG ATATCCAAGAGCAGACATTGTGATGAGTACATAGATGCAAAGAAGGAGACTCACTCTAATTGGATGAG ATATGTGAATTGTGCTCGTAATGATGAAGAGCAGAATCTGGTGGCCTTCCAGTATCGTGGGGGGATTCTGTATCGTTGCTGCCGACCCATCAGAACAGGACAGGAGCTCCTGGTGTGGTATGGAGATGAGTACGCCAAAGATCTCGGCATCACGTTTGACTACATCTGGAACAAAAAGTGCTCTGCAGAAG AGATGAATAACATTCATGATGTCTTCTCCTGCTCCATGTGTAAACTTTGTTACACAGCTCAAATTTACCTGCACAAACACATCAGGAGATGCCACCATGAGGAGTTTACCAGGCTGCTGAAATCGGGAGAAATTAAGTGGGAGAATTTGGCATCCAAGCAAAGCTTCAGTACTCCACAAACATCCTCTGATACtctccacactaacacacctcaCAGGCAGTCACAGAAAGACACAAGAAAGGAGAGAACTCACcagtgctcagagtgtgggaagagttttactcaacagagtaatcTCCACCGACACCAgcgcactcacacaggagagaagccctatcactgctcagagtgtgggaagagttttactgtaCAGAGTACTCTCCACCAACATCAgcgcactcacacaggagagaagccctatcactgctcagagtgtgggaagagttttactcaacagagtactCTCCGCCAACACCAgcgcactcacacaggagagaagctctatcactgctcagagtgtgggaagagttttactagacagagtaCTCTCCGACGACACCAGCGCACTCACACATAG